The DNA region GCCGGGGGGCCGCACCTCGCCATCGTCCCCGCCGCCATCCGGCGGAGCGGGGAGGGGCGGCGGGTGCTGCTGGTCGACCATGACGACAGCTTCGTCCACACGCTGGCCGATTATTTCCGCCAGACCGGCGCCAGTGTGACGACCTTACGCCACAGCCTGGCGCGCGAAGCCCTGCGCAGCGATCCGCCCGATCTGCTGGTGCTGTCGCCGGGACCGGGGAGACCGGCCGATTTCGACGTCGGCGGCAGCGTCCAGGCGGCGATGGATCTGGGTGTGCCGGTGTTCGGCGTCTGTCTGGGGTTGCAGGGCATGGCCGAGCATTTCGGTGCGGAGCTGGAGCGATTGCCGCAGCCGGTGCATGGCAAGGCGTCGGCCCTGCGGCACCAGAGCAGCGGATTGTTCGACGGGGTGCCGCAAGGGATGCGGGCCGGCCGCTATCATTCGCTGGTGGCGCGGCGCGACAGCCTGCCGCCGGAACTGCGGGTCACGGCGGAGACCGAGGAGGGGACGGTGATGGCGATCGAACACCGGACCCTTCCGCTGGCGGCGGTGCAGTTCCATCCCGAATCGATCCTGACGCTGGAGGGCGGTGCGCAGGGTGGTCACGGGCTGGCGCTGATCGCCAATGTCATGGAGAGGCTGGCCGGGCGGGCGGGGGCTGCGCCGGAACGCGAAGCGGCGGCCTGAGGGGCCGCCGCTTCGCAAGTCCGATGCTATGGGGAGTGGTGGGGGAAACCCCGTCACTCCACCATGCCCAGCGCTTCCTTGTAGAGTTCCAGGATGGCTTCCTGTTCCTGGCGGTCGGCCTTGTCCATCTTCCGCAGGCGGATGATCTGCCGGATGATCTTGGTATCGAAACCGGTGCCCTTCGCCTCGGCGTAGACCTCCTTGATGTCTTCCTGCAGACCGCGCTTCTCCTCTTCGAGACGCTCGATGCGCTCGACAAAGGACTTCAGGCGATCCGCCGCGATGCCGCCGACGTC from Azospirillum sp. B510 includes:
- a CDS encoding DUF2312 domain-containing protein, which encodes MSDVGGIAADRLKSFVERIERLEEEKRGLQEDIKEVYAEAKGTGFDTKIIRQIIRLRKMDKADRQEQEAILELYKEALGMVE